In one Streptomyces sp. NBC_01288 genomic region, the following are encoded:
- a CDS encoding universal stress protein, which produces MDDRPDPGSGPGTDLPIVVGVDGSEPSLRAVDWAADEAVLRGVPLRLVYASLWERYEGTSLADDHDKPSEQVRAEDIVDTAARRAHNRRPDVKISTDVLAEEPEYALVRESRSASVLVTGTRGRSGLAEALLGSVSLTLAGHAQCPMVVVRGDHDNQARTGTPGRVVVGVGEKPAGSAAVRFAFEEARRRRVQVEAVRAWRWPARESTDHALMAGEPARLHEQQAVEALEAALQDAPADVASLRRAVEGHTRTVLVDASRGADLLVVGAKRRPGHYGLQLGRVAHGVLHHSPCPVVIVPEHA; this is translated from the coding sequence ATGGACGACCGCCCCGATCCCGGGTCCGGCCCCGGGACGGACCTCCCGATCGTCGTCGGCGTCGACGGCTCCGAGCCGAGCCTGCGGGCCGTCGACTGGGCGGCCGACGAGGCCGTACTGCGCGGGGTGCCGCTACGACTGGTGTACGCCTCGCTCTGGGAACGGTACGAGGGCACCTCCCTCGCCGACGACCACGACAAGCCGTCCGAACAGGTGCGGGCCGAGGACATCGTCGACACGGCCGCCCGACGCGCCCACAACCGCCGACCCGACGTGAAGATCTCCACCGACGTCCTGGCCGAGGAACCCGAGTACGCGCTGGTGCGGGAGAGCCGCAGCGCCTCCGTGCTGGTGACGGGCACCCGCGGCCGCAGCGGTCTCGCCGAGGCACTGCTGGGCTCCGTGAGCCTGACCCTCGCCGGGCACGCCCAGTGCCCGATGGTCGTCGTGCGCGGCGACCACGACAACCAGGCCCGGACCGGCACGCCCGGCCGCGTCGTCGTGGGGGTCGGAGAGAAGCCGGCGGGCTCGGCGGCGGTGCGCTTCGCCTTCGAGGAGGCGCGACGGCGTCGAGTGCAGGTGGAGGCCGTACGGGCCTGGCGTTGGCCCGCCCGCGAGTCCACCGACCATGCGCTGATGGCCGGCGAACCCGCCCGACTGCACGAGCAGCAGGCGGTGGAGGCGCTGGAAGCGGCGCTCCAGGACGCCCCCGCCGATGTCGCGTCACTCCGCCGTGCGGTCGAGGGCCACACCCGGACGGTGCTGGTGGACGCCTCGCGCGGCGCCGACCTCCTGGTCGTCGGAGCCAAGCGCCGACCCGGGCACTACGGCCTCCAACTGGGCCGGGTGGCACACGGAGTGCTGCACCACTCGCCCTGCCCGGTGGTCATCGTGCCCGAGCACGCATGA
- a CDS encoding universal stress protein, with protein MLKGPVVVGVDGSPSNTAVVEVAAREAERLGVGLELTQAVGWPSGAGRFAIPSWEADGTCGHASTRGVLAEAERYARGAAPRVRISRGVLVGEPGTVLEGESRTASLTVVGSDGAYGHGTRGDGTLAGRLSACVSGPLLVVRGRPNPVGPVLLVVHGASTLRGAAEFAFAEASARGADLVSVRLRNISAARPYGGSAQATPQDEEDLAVAGALSELRERYPDVTLRCRRPRGGSHRALVEAGANSQLLVVGVRDRYRFARLPLDPVCRTALHEADCPVALVRC; from the coding sequence GTGCTGAAAGGCCCGGTGGTCGTGGGAGTGGACGGTTCGCCGTCGAACACGGCGGTGGTCGAGGTCGCCGCGCGGGAGGCCGAGCGGTTGGGGGTCGGTCTGGAGCTGACGCAGGCGGTCGGCTGGCCGTCCGGGGCGGGGCGGTTCGCGATTCCCTCGTGGGAGGCGGACGGGACCTGCGGGCACGCGTCGACGCGTGGCGTACTGGCCGAGGCCGAGCGGTACGCCCGTGGCGCCGCACCGCGTGTGCGGATCTCGCGCGGAGTCCTCGTGGGCGAGCCCGGGACCGTGCTGGAGGGCGAGTCGCGCACCGCCTCGCTGACCGTCGTCGGAAGCGACGGCGCATACGGCCACGGCACCCGGGGCGACGGCACGCTCGCCGGGCGCCTGTCCGCGTGTGTGTCCGGTCCCCTGCTGGTGGTGCGCGGCAGGCCGAACCCGGTCGGCCCGGTGCTGCTCGTGGTCCACGGCGCGTCGACGCTGCGAGGAGCCGCCGAATTCGCCTTCGCCGAGGCCTCGGCACGCGGCGCGGACCTGGTGTCGGTACGGCTGCGGAACATCTCCGCCGCACGTCCCTACGGCGGCTCCGCACAGGCCACGCCCCAGGACGAGGAGGACCTCGCGGTCGCCGGGGCACTGTCCGAACTGCGCGAACGGTACCCGGACGTCACCCTGCGCTGCCGCAGGCCCCGCGGCGGATCCCACCGGGCCCTCGTCGAGGCCGGCGCGAACAGCCAACTCCTGGTGGTCGGGGTGCGCGACCGGTACCGGTTCGCGCGCCTGCCGCTGGACCCGGTCTGCCGGACGGCACTGCACGAGGCGGACTGCCCTGTCGCCCTCGTCCGCTGCTAG
- a CDS encoding universal stress protein, protein MVRSVVAGLDGSPESRAAVEWAAGEAELRGLPLKVVHVREPAPDPLAQAPLLGAETQQDWSERIPREAAEGLRLRHPGVDVTVQRVTGTPADALVDASKDDDLLVLGSRGLSGVGGFLVGSVGLSVVARAELPVVLVRAGEQAADEDETDPASATPPRPVVLGLDADGPADAVIEFAFAEAARRDTALRVVYGWNLPPCYAYGLALDAGLNEELSREETDSLTEALRPWRQKHPDIEVVLEPRAGSAADHLVDASRAASLVVIGRRIRHGAFGAHIGPVAHGVLHHSTAPVAVVAHD, encoded by the coding sequence ATGGTCCGCAGTGTTGTCGCAGGTCTCGACGGTTCCCCCGAGAGCCGTGCCGCCGTCGAATGGGCGGCCGGCGAGGCGGAACTGCGCGGTCTGCCGTTGAAGGTCGTCCACGTCCGGGAGCCCGCCCCGGACCCGTTGGCCCAGGCCCCGCTGCTGGGTGCCGAGACCCAGCAGGACTGGAGCGAGCGGATTCCGCGTGAGGCGGCCGAGGGCCTGCGGCTGCGTCACCCCGGCGTGGACGTGACCGTGCAGCGGGTGACCGGCACGCCCGCGGACGCTCTGGTGGACGCGTCGAAGGACGACGACCTGCTGGTCCTCGGCTCCCGCGGGCTGAGCGGCGTCGGCGGATTCCTCGTCGGTTCCGTCGGCCTCTCCGTCGTGGCGCGCGCCGAACTGCCCGTGGTCCTGGTCCGGGCCGGCGAACAGGCCGCCGACGAGGACGAGACCGACCCGGCGTCCGCCACTCCGCCCCGGCCCGTGGTGCTCGGCCTCGACGCCGACGGCCCGGCCGACGCGGTGATCGAGTTCGCGTTCGCCGAGGCCGCCCGACGCGACACCGCCCTGCGCGTCGTCTACGGCTGGAACCTCCCGCCGTGCTACGCCTACGGCCTCGCGCTGGACGCGGGCCTGAACGAGGAACTCTCCCGTGAGGAGACCGACTCCCTCACCGAGGCCCTGCGCCCGTGGCGCCAGAAGCACCCCGACATCGAGGTCGTCCTGGAGCCCCGCGCCGGCAGCGCGGCCGATCACCTGGTGGACGCCTCCCGTGCGGCCTCCCTCGTCGTCATCGGCCGCCGGATCCGCCACGGTGCGTTCGGCGCCCACATCGGCCCGGTCGCGCACGGCGTCCTGCACCACTCCACCGCCCCCGTGGCCGTCGTCGCACACGACTGA
- a CDS encoding universal stress protein, translated as MTEHPDGTGIVVGVDGSEPSMAALRWAAEQATVLHTDLVAVHAWQPAASGHAPYAAVPAGPTVDQEREQAAQVLADTVRKALGSRIDGAVRRVVVEGPPARMLLQQARGAVLLALGRKAHGNFGLPSVGPVGRECVRHATVPVVTVPVADRPREPLKAVNSPSPARNSASSSGDGRAAPEARRAPTSG; from the coding sequence ATGACCGAACACCCCGACGGCACCGGCATCGTGGTGGGTGTCGACGGCTCCGAGCCGTCGATGGCGGCCCTGCGCTGGGCGGCCGAGCAGGCGACCGTCCTGCACACGGACCTCGTCGCCGTGCACGCCTGGCAACCGGCCGCGAGCGGACACGCGCCCTACGCCGCGGTGCCCGCCGGCCCGACGGTCGACCAGGAGCGCGAGCAGGCCGCCCAGGTCCTCGCCGACACCGTGCGCAAGGCCCTGGGGTCCCGGATCGACGGTGCCGTGCGCCGCGTCGTGGTGGAGGGACCGCCCGCCCGCATGCTGCTCCAACAGGCGCGCGGCGCCGTGCTGTTGGCCCTGGGCCGCAAGGCGCACGGGAACTTCGGACTCCCCTCGGTCGGCCCGGTGGGCCGCGAGTGCGTGCGGCACGCGACGGTTCCGGTGGTGACCGTGCCGGTCGCGGACCGGCCCCGGGAGCCGTTGAAAGCCGTCAACTCGCCTTCGCCGGCGAGGAATAGCGCTTCGTCGTCCGGCGATGGGCGGGCCGCGCCGGAGGCGAGGCGGGCGCCTACTTCCGGGTGA
- a CDS encoding phosphoketolase family protein, with translation MPKAEHLDPTAPSDLSDDELRTLDAHWRAANYLAVGQIYLMANPLLTEPLKPEHIKPRLLGHWGTSPGLNLVYTHLNRVIKARGLDALCVWGPGHGGPSVVANSWLEGSYSETYPNVSRDGAGMERLFRQFSFPGGVPSHVAPETPGSIHEGGELGYSLAHAYGAAFDNPDLLVTCVIGDGEAETGPLAAAWHSNKFLDPVHDGAVLPILHLNGYKIANPTILSRLPESELDELLRGYGHDPIHVTGDDPLQVHRAMAAAFDDALDRIAVMQRTAREDGVSERVHWPMIVLRTPKGWTGPAEVDGVPVEGTWRAHQVPLSEVRENPEHLRQLEAWLRSYHPEKVFGPDGRPVEDVLACVPEGAKRLGSSPYANGGLLVRDLPIPSLDRFAVPVDKPGTTLHEPTRILGDLLEQVMHDTAASRDFRLVGPDETASNRLQAVFNASGKAWQAQLLPVDEHLDRHGRVMEILSEHTCQGWLEGYLLTGRHGLFSCYEAFVHIVDSMVNQHIKWLKTSRELTWRAPIASLNYLLTSHVWRQDHNGFSHQDPGFVDHVLNKSPEVVRVYLPPDANTLLSVADHVLRSRDYVNVVVAGKQPCFDWLSMDQARAHCARGAGIWEWAGTENGGEPDVVLACAGDVPTLEVLAAAQLLRRHLPDLAVRVVNVVDMTRLMPRDEHPHGMSDFEYDGLFTTDRPVIFAYHGYPWLIHRLAYRRAGHANLHVRGYKESGTTTTPFDMVVRNDLDRYRLVMDVIDRVPGLAVRAAALRQQMADARTRHHAWIREHGTDLPEVADWTWNA, from the coding sequence ATGCCCAAGGCCGAACACCTCGACCCGACTGCACCTTCCGACCTGTCCGACGATGAACTGCGCACCCTGGACGCCCACTGGCGCGCCGCCAACTACCTTGCCGTAGGCCAGATCTACCTCATGGCGAACCCGCTCCTGACCGAGCCCCTGAAGCCGGAGCACATCAAGCCGAGGCTGCTGGGCCACTGGGGTACCTCGCCCGGCCTCAACCTCGTGTACACCCACCTCAACCGCGTGATCAAGGCGCGCGGCCTGGACGCGTTGTGCGTGTGGGGACCGGGGCACGGCGGTCCGTCCGTGGTCGCCAACTCCTGGCTGGAGGGCAGCTACAGCGAGACCTATCCGAACGTCTCGCGCGACGGGGCCGGTATGGAACGGCTGTTCCGACAGTTCTCCTTCCCCGGCGGCGTCCCCAGCCATGTGGCACCCGAGACGCCCGGTTCCATCCACGAGGGCGGCGAACTCGGCTACTCTCTCGCGCACGCCTACGGTGCCGCCTTCGACAACCCGGACCTCCTGGTCACCTGCGTCATCGGCGACGGGGAGGCGGAGACCGGCCCTCTCGCCGCCGCCTGGCACTCCAACAAGTTCCTCGACCCGGTCCACGACGGCGCCGTCCTGCCGATCCTGCACCTCAACGGCTACAAGATCGCCAACCCGACGATCCTCTCCCGCCTCCCCGAGTCCGAACTCGACGAACTGCTGCGCGGCTACGGCCACGACCCGATCCATGTGACCGGCGACGACCCGCTCCAGGTGCACCGTGCGATGGCCGCCGCGTTCGACGACGCGCTGGACCGCATCGCCGTGATGCAGCGCACGGCCCGCGAGGACGGCGTGAGTGAGCGGGTGCACTGGCCGATGATCGTGCTGCGTACCCCGAAGGGCTGGACCGGACCCGCCGAGGTCGACGGCGTCCCCGTCGAGGGGACCTGGCGCGCACACCAGGTCCCGCTGTCCGAGGTACGCGAAAACCCGGAGCACCTAAGGCAGTTGGAGGCCTGGCTGCGCTCCTACCACCCGGAGAAGGTCTTCGGCCCGGACGGCCGGCCCGTCGAGGACGTCCTCGCCTGCGTACCCGAGGGCGCCAAGCGCCTCGGCTCCAGCCCGTACGCCAACGGCGGTCTCCTCGTCCGCGATCTGCCCATCCCGTCCCTCGACCGCTTCGCCGTCCCCGTCGACAAGCCGGGCACGACCCTCCACGAGCCCACGCGCATCCTGGGCGACCTCCTCGAACAGGTCATGCACGACACCGCGGCCAGCCGCGACTTCCGCCTCGTAGGCCCCGACGAGACCGCCTCCAACCGTCTCCAGGCCGTCTTCAACGCCAGCGGCAAGGCCTGGCAGGCCCAACTCCTGCCGGTCGACGAGCACTTGGACCGACACGGCCGGGTGATGGAGATCCTCTCCGAACACACCTGCCAGGGCTGGCTGGAGGGCTACCTCCTCACCGGCCGGCACGGACTGTTCTCCTGCTACGAGGCGTTCGTGCACATCGTCGACTCGATGGTCAACCAGCACATCAAGTGGCTGAAGACATCGAGGGAGTTGACGTGGCGGGCACCGATCGCCTCCCTCAACTACCTTCTGACGTCCCATGTATGGCGCCAGGACCACAACGGTTTCTCGCACCAGGACCCCGGCTTCGTCGACCACGTCCTCAACAAGAGCCCCGAGGTCGTGCGGGTCTACCTTCCGCCGGACGCCAACACCCTTCTCTCCGTGGCCGATCACGTCCTGCGCAGCCGCGACTACGTCAACGTGGTCGTCGCCGGCAAACAGCCCTGCTTCGACTGGCTCTCCATGGACCAGGCCCGCGCCCACTGCGCGCGCGGCGCCGGGATCTGGGAGTGGGCCGGCACCGAGAACGGCGGCGAACCCGACGTCGTCCTCGCCTGCGCCGGCGACGTCCCCACCCTGGAGGTGCTGGCCGCCGCCCAGTTGCTCCGCCGCCACCTGCCCGACCTCGCCGTGCGTGTCGTCAACGTGGTCGACATGACGAGGCTCATGCCCCGCGACGAACACCCGCACGGGATGAGCGACTTCGAGTACGACGGCCTGTTCACCACCGACAGGCCGGTCATCTTCGCCTACCACGGCTACCCGTGGCTCATCCACCGCCTCGCCTACCGCCGTGCCGGTCACGCCAACCTGCACGTGCGCGGCTACAAGGAGTCCGGCACCACGACCACACCCTTCGACATGGTCGTCCGCAACGACCTCGACCGCTACCGCCTGGTCATGGACGTCATCGACCGCGTCCCCGGCCTCGCCGTGCGTGCCGCCGCCCTACGCCAGCAGATGGCCGACGCCCGCACCCGCCACCACGCCTGGATCCGTGAGCACGGAACCGACCTGCCGGAGGTCGCCGACTGGACCTGGAACGCCTGA
- a CDS encoding response regulator transcription factor: MAEAHTFTAQDPIRVFLLDDHEVVRRGLSDLLEAEDDISVVGDAENVEHALVRAPAVRPHVAVLDVRLPDGDGITVCRELRDRMPELAVLMLTSFDDEDALLDAIMAGASGYVLKQIKGSDLVSAVRTVASGQSMLDPATTARLMRSLRAEPTQTPAISPELASLSPREREILALIGDGLTNREIGKSLYLSEKTVKNHISRLLAKLGVQRRVQAAVLASHLEQPEPGNRSGG; this comes from the coding sequence ATGGCCGAGGCACACACCTTCACCGCGCAGGACCCGATCCGCGTCTTCCTGCTGGACGACCACGAGGTCGTCCGTCGCGGTCTGTCCGACCTCCTGGAAGCCGAGGACGACATCTCGGTGGTCGGCGACGCCGAGAACGTCGAGCACGCCCTCGTACGAGCCCCCGCGGTACGCCCGCACGTCGCCGTCCTGGACGTACGCCTCCCCGACGGCGACGGCATCACCGTCTGCCGCGAACTCCGCGACCGCATGCCGGAGTTGGCCGTGCTGATGCTCACCTCGTTCGACGACGAGGACGCCTTGCTCGACGCCATCATGGCCGGCGCGTCCGGCTACGTACTCAAGCAGATCAAGGGTTCCGACCTGGTCTCGGCGGTACGGACGGTCGCCTCCGGCCAGTCGATGCTCGACCCCGCGACAACCGCCCGCCTGATGCGCTCACTGCGGGCCGAACCCACCCAAACCCCGGCGATCTCACCCGAGTTGGCGAGCCTGTCACCGCGCGAGCGGGAGATCCTCGCACTGATCGGGGACGGTCTGACCAACCGCGAGATCGGCAAGAGCCTCTACCTGTCGGAGAAGACCGTCAAGAACCACATCTCCCGACTGCTCGCCAAGCTGGGCGTCCAGCGCCGGGTACAGGCCGCCGTCCTCGCCTCGCACCTGGAACAGCCCGAGCCCGGCAACCGTTCCGGCGGCTGA